A genomic region of Acidobacteriota bacterium contains the following coding sequences:
- a CDS encoding Uma2 family endonuclease, producing the protein MATPQSKLSLYSVEDYLAIERSTDERHEFLDGQILAMAGESPAHSTICTNLIAELVTQLKRTPCLVWTKDCKVRSGPEPTRRRSTKGLFSYPDLVVVCGAPEFHDEHQDVLVNPKVIIEVLSASTEAFDSNEKLRRYQLWNPMLNYYFLVAQLDPVIYHYVRQADGGWSYYTYQGLTERVEINSIGCALALRDVYDRIIFSEEEDAVVPDQA; encoded by the coding sequence ATGGCGACACCGCAATCCAAATTGAGCCTGTACAGCGTGGAAGATTACTTGGCTATCGAACGCTCGACTGACGAGCGGCACGAATTCCTGGACGGCCAGATTCTGGCAATGGCGGGCGAGAGTCCGGCGCATAGCACGATCTGCACCAATCTGATTGCTGAATTGGTTACGCAACTCAAGCGCACACCTTGTCTGGTGTGGACGAAAGATTGCAAAGTGCGCAGCGGCCCGGAACCCACGCGACGCCGCAGTACCAAAGGGCTTTTCTCCTATCCCGACTTGGTCGTTGTTTGCGGCGCGCCGGAATTTCACGACGAGCATCAGGATGTGCTGGTCAACCCCAAAGTCATCATCGAAGTCCTCTCTGCCAGCACTGAAGCCTTTGATTCCAATGAGAAGCTACGGCGTTATCAATTGTGGAATCCCATGCTGAACTATTACTTCTTGGTCGCGCAGCTTGACCCGGTCATCTATCACTACGTGCGCCAAGCGGACGGCGGCTGGTCGTATTACACCTATCAGGGTTTGACTGAGCGCGTCGAAATCAACTCCATTGGTTGCGCATTGGCATTACGGGATGTGTACGACCGTATCATTTTTTCCGAGGAAGAAGACGCCGTCGTGCCTGACCAAGCTTGA
- a CDS encoding DUF1501 domain-containing protein, with translation MNSLNEPELQLTRRQLFGLSAKGIGLAALSALLQQDGYATQEPNARDAKTGGLVGVPHHTPKIKRIIYLHQSGGPSQLDTFDYKPALEKLHGTELPDSVRNGQRITGMTSGQSTFPCAKSIFQFKQHGQSGAWVSELLPHTAKLADDLTIIKTMNTDAINHDPAITFIQTGFQQPGRPSMGAWVSYGLGSENQSLPAYIVLLSTAHALNTDQPLFSRLWSSGFLPSSYQGVRLRGGATPVLYLDDPPGVDKKTRRQMLDAVAKLNKLKHDEYGDPEIETRIAQYEMAYRMQTSVPDLMDLSKEPDSVFEMYGPEARRPGTYAANCLLARRLAERGVRFIQLYHRGWDQHNDLPRDLALQCGGTDQPTAALVQDLKQRGLLDDTLVVWGGEFGRTVYCQGKLTEANYGRDHHPRNFCMWLAGGGLKKGLVLGETDDFSYNVVSDPVSVFDLQATMLHLLGIDHKRLTYKFQGRHFRLTDVHGELVEKILA, from the coding sequence GTGAATTCATTGAATGAACCTGAATTGCAACTAACTCGGCGACAACTCTTCGGCCTCAGCGCCAAAGGCATCGGCCTAGCAGCCCTTTCCGCCTTGCTTCAACAAGACGGTTACGCGACGCAAGAGCCTAACGCCCGCGACGCTAAAACCGGCGGCCTCGTAGGCGTCCCGCACCACACGCCAAAGATCAAACGCATCATCTACCTGCACCAATCGGGCGGCCCCTCGCAACTCGACACCTTTGATTACAAACCCGCGCTCGAAAAGCTGCACGGCACCGAACTGCCCGACTCGGTTCGCAACGGCCAGCGCATCACCGGCATGACTTCGGGGCAGAGCACGTTCCCCTGCGCCAAATCCATCTTCCAATTCAAACAGCACGGCCAGTCGGGCGCGTGGGTCAGCGAACTGTTGCCGCACACGGCCAAACTCGCAGACGACCTGACCATCATCAAAACGATGAATACCGACGCCATCAACCACGATCCGGCGATCACCTTCATCCAGACGGGCTTTCAACAACCGGGCCGCCCCAGTATGGGCGCCTGGGTTTCGTATGGCCTGGGCAGCGAGAATCAAAGCCTGCCCGCTTACATCGTGTTGCTCTCGACTGCGCATGCGCTCAACACCGATCAACCGCTGTTTTCGCGCCTCTGGTCGAGCGGCTTCCTGCCTTCGTCATATCAAGGCGTGCGTTTGCGCGGCGGCGCGACGCCCGTGCTCTATCTGGATGATCCGCCGGGCGTAGACAAAAAAACGCGGCGTCAGATGCTGGACGCGGTCGCCAAGCTGAACAAGCTGAAACACGACGAATATGGCGACCCCGAAATCGAAACGCGCATCGCGCAATACGAGATGGCCTATCGCATGCAAACCAGCGTGCCCGACTTGATGGATTTATCAAAAGAACCCGATAGCGTCTTTGAGATGTACGGCCCCGAAGCGCGCCGCCCTGGCACTTACGCGGCGAACTGTTTGCTGGCGCGGCGGCTGGCCGAACGCGGCGTGCGCTTCATACAGCTTTACCATCGCGGCTGGGATCAGCATAACGACCTGCCGCGCGATCTGGCCTTGCAATGCGGCGGAACCGATCAACCGACGGCGGCGCTCGTACAGGACTTGAAACAGCGCGGCTTGCTGGATGACACGCTGGTCGTCTGGGGCGGCGAATTCGGGCGCACGGTCTATTGTCAAGGCAAGCTGACCGAAGCCAATTACGGGCGTGATCATCACCCGCGCAATTTTTGTATGTGGCTCGCCGGGGGCGGGTTGAAAAAAGGCCTGGTGTTGGGCGAGACGGACGATTTTAGCTACAACGTCGTCAGCGATCCGGTTTCAGTTTTCGATTTACAGGCGACAATGCTGCATTTGCTGGGCATTGATCACAAACGGCTGACGTATAAATTTCAGGGGAGGCATTTCCGGCTGACGGATGTGCACGGGGAATTGGTCGAGAAGATTTTGGCTTGA
- a CDS encoding alpha/beta fold hydrolase, which translates to MKPRICFLLCLLCLAARTAPAQADRFELGQRLRACEAAWDTQYNGESRRAAVLHLQQAVQLFFGFKLSEAARELDAARMDLRWPNEPTPFARWAESLFVKPDSRLFDAAELALPYTVNQAYQAPGGIQPQATKLRLTLLRGKQVVGAPYETKLGTLPLNDKLLFKGLAEADYTLRHEILLNNKLLASSEQTISVVSKLKERLEQLQKSATALPQISTDGESARALVNQLEQLAQKAALETNLPAARLLAESEHALREAGLGRSFYGQRKTGQFWLTLVLPGSAVPVRLLAPAAVKSGARLPLVIAMHGAGGSENMFFDGYGQGKIATLSEARGWLLVSPRGSPGFTPNRASQIIDAIDKLYPVDRQRVFVLGHSMGASQAIASASATPNRFAAVAALGGGGSVKESDELIEVPFFVCVGVQDFGYSNARKLAFELKKANVRSVRFREYPDVEHLVIVQEALPDVFGFFDEMAQRKP; encoded by the coding sequence ATGAAACCACGAATCTGCTTCTTGCTTTGCTTGCTCTGCCTGGCTGCTCGGACGGCGCCGGCGCAAGCCGACCGCTTTGAATTGGGACAACGACTGCGCGCGTGCGAAGCCGCCTGGGACACGCAATACAACGGCGAATCGCGCCGCGCGGCAGTCCTGCATTTGCAACAAGCCGTGCAATTGTTTTTCGGCTTCAAACTCAGCGAAGCCGCGCGCGAACTGGATGCCGCGCGCATGGATTTGCGCTGGCCGAATGAACCGACGCCCTTTGCGCGTTGGGCCGAATCGCTCTTCGTCAAACCCGACAGCCGCTTATTTGACGCGGCGGAACTCGCCTTGCCATATACAGTCAACCAGGCTTACCAAGCGCCCGGCGGCATTCAACCGCAAGCCACCAAGCTCCGGCTGACGCTGCTGCGCGGCAAACAGGTGGTCGGTGCTCCTTACGAAACCAAGCTCGGCACGCTGCCGCTCAATGACAAACTGCTCTTCAAAGGGCTGGCCGAAGCCGATTACACCCTGCGCCACGAGATTCTGTTGAACAACAAACTGCTGGCCAGCAGCGAGCAAACCATTTCCGTGGTCAGCAAACTGAAAGAGCGGCTGGAACAATTGCAAAAATCCGCCACTGCCCTGCCGCAAATTTCCACCGATGGTGAATCGGCGCGCGCGTTGGTCAACCAGCTTGAACAATTGGCCCAAAAAGCCGCGCTTGAAACCAATCTGCCCGCCGCCCGCCTGTTGGCCGAAAGCGAGCATGCCTTGCGCGAAGCAGGGCTGGGCCGGAGCTTTTACGGCCAACGCAAAACGGGTCAGTTCTGGCTGACGCTGGTTTTGCCGGGCAGTGCGGTGCCGGTGCGCCTACTCGCGCCCGCCGCCGTCAAAAGCGGCGCGCGTTTGCCGCTGGTCATCGCCATGCACGGCGCGGGCGGCAGCGAGAATATGTTTTTTGATGGTTACGGCCAGGGCAAGATTGCGACGCTCAGCGAAGCGCGCGGCTGGCTGCTGGTTTCACCGCGCGGCTCGCCGGGGTTCACGCCCAATCGCGCCAGCCAGATCATTGATGCGATTGATAAGCTTTACCCGGTTGATCGGCAGCGCGTCTTTGTGCTCGGTCATTCGATGGGCGCTTCACAAGCCATCGCTTCGGCGTCGGCGACGCCCAATCGCTTTGCCGCCGTGGCCGCGCTGGGCGGGGGTGGCAGCGTCAAAGAGTCTGATGAATTGATCGAAGTACCCTTCTTCGTGTGCGTCGGCGTGCAGGATTTCGGCTACAGCAATGCGCGCAAACTGGCGTTCGAATTGAAGAAGGCCAACGTCAGAAGCGTGCGCTTCCGCGAATACCCCGATGTCGAACATCTGGTCATTGTGCAGGAAGCCTTGCCGGATGTATTTGGCTTCTTTGATGAGATGGCGCAACGGAAACCCTAG
- a CDS encoding transposase, with the protein MLDEIIVTETPPLYYCYGRRGAQVSVPITGNRSKRSLHAALNMQTGELLLFITEVWDALTPQYFLEMIRRHWRGWHLILFEDRGSPHTAEDSLETAAALNLEVRLLPRACPELNAADHLFRSVKGRALANRQTQPIEASADSACRYLYALSRQERLVKAGVLSGNFWLTC; encoded by the coding sequence ATGTTGGATGAAATCATCGTCACGGAAACGCCGCCACTTTATTACTGCTATGGACGGCGTGGTGCGCAAGTCAGCGTGCCCATTACCGGCAACCGGAGCAAACGCAGCTTGCACGCAGCACTCAATATGCAGACCGGGGAACTCTTACTTTTCATCACGGAAGTCTGGGACGCGCTCACCCCTCAATATTTCTTGGAGATGATTCGCCGCCACTGGCGTGGCTGGCACCTCATCCTCTTTGAAGATCGTGGCTCACCGCATACCGCCGAAGACAGTTTGGAGACAGCGGCAGCGCTAAACCTTGAAGTCCGGTTGTTGCCACGAGCTTGCCCGGAATTGAATGCCGCTGATCATTTGTTTCGTTCCGTCAAAGGGCGCGCCTTAGCAAACCGTCAAACACAGCCTATCGAGGCTTCTGCCGATAGCGCGTGTCGTTATCTTTATGCCTTGAGTCGGCAGGAACGGTTAGTTAAAGCTGGCGTTCTTTCTGGGAACTTCTGGTTGACTTGTTGA
- a CDS encoding TIGR01777 family protein: MKILITGATGLIGKALSQALVADGHQIVVLTRNPERATGIVGATAYAWQPEHEPPPVAAFEGVTAVIHLAGENVAARWTTERKRRIRDSRVLGTRNLVLGMQQSAVPPSIFIAGSAVGIYGYRGAEQLTEQAAPGTGFLVDLCREWETESEQAQAFGARTVMLRTGVVLSRAGGALKTMLPAFRFGVAGKLGDGRQWFPWIHIADIVGLLRHALLNETVRGPLNGVAPNPVTNAEFTKELAAVLHRPALLPVPKFALELLFGEMAAVLLASQRVVPEAALKAGYQFRFPWLHEALRELLAK; the protein is encoded by the coding sequence ATGAAAATCTTGATTACCGGAGCCACAGGCTTAATCGGCAAAGCCCTGAGCCAGGCGCTGGTCGCGGATGGTCACCAGATCGTTGTGCTGACGCGCAACCCCGAACGTGCCACGGGGATCGTGGGAGCTACGGCGTATGCCTGGCAGCCTGAACATGAGCCGCCGCCGGTTGCCGCGTTTGAAGGCGTGACTGCCGTCATTCATTTGGCCGGTGAAAATGTCGCTGCGCGCTGGACGACGGAGCGCAAGCGCCGCATCCGGGACTCGCGTGTGTTGGGGACGCGCAATCTGGTGCTGGGCATGCAACAAAGCGCTGTGCCGCCGTCCATTTTCATCGCCGGTTCGGCGGTTGGAATTTATGGCTATCGTGGCGCTGAACAACTGACGGAACAAGCTGCGCCGGGCACAGGTTTCCTGGTTGATCTTTGCCGTGAGTGGGAAACCGAGAGCGAACAGGCGCAGGCGTTTGGCGCGCGCACCGTGATGTTGCGCACGGGCGTTGTTTTAAGCCGCGCCGGGGGGGCTCTGAAAACCATGCTCCCGGCCTTTCGGTTCGGCGTCGCAGGCAAACTGGGTGACGGGCGGCAATGGTTCCCGTGGATTCACATTGCCGACATCGTGGGGCTGTTGCGCCACGCTCTGTTAAATGAAACGGTGCGCGGCCCGTTGAATGGCGTCGCGCCCAATCCCGTCACGAATGCGGAATTCACCAAAGAGCTGGCGGCGGTGCTGCATCGTCCGGCCTTGCTCCCCGTGCCCAAATTTGCGCTTGAATTATTGTTCGGCGAAATGGCCGCAGTGCTGTTGGCGAGCCAGCGCGTGGTGCCGGAAGCCGCGCTGAAAGCCGGCTATCAATTTCGCTTTCCGTGGTTGCATGAGGCGTTGCGCGAGTTGTTGGCAAAATGA
- a CDS encoding DUF1553 domain-containing protein, giving the protein MRRNIQLFCTLAACLYASLQLVPTQVAGQGAKPVARGVDFNREIRPLLSDNCFQCHGPDEKQRMAKLRFDTKEGAFAKPGVIVAGDAANSRLFKRVSSTNPATLMPPPPSGHKLTEQQIATLKRWIDEGAPWNEHWAFSAPKRPALPALKQTTWPRNPIDHFILAKLEKEGLKPAPEADKPTLLRRVSLDVTGLPPTLAEVDAFLADKSPDAYEKVVDRLLASPHYGERMALQWLDLARYADTHGYHIDSHRDMWPWRDWLIKAFNANKRYDQFTIEQLAGDLLPDATLEQKIASGFNRNHMINFEGGAVPEEYQNEYVIDRVEATATTWMGLTMGCARCHSHKFDPLSQKEFYQFYAFFNNVPEKGLDGNTGNARPFLPLPTDAQKARQEELTKAIADHEFALSDKNVAPLQVAWEQGLLGKLAVVPVNGLIAHYDFDGSLSDSSGRYQNGRTAKGDPTFSGGIVSRAVNLDNQTELRFGNVGAFERDKPFTLAVWLKPGIGKANTFVFQKISDEETRRGYELSIENTRLYDIQKYAGQLKLRLTAQRPGNALEVRTQGLLYTSEWRHVAIAYDGSGKAAGVQIYFNGERQESDVLQDSLNGSIKSDAELMIGTKIAGKAYGGGIDDLRLYERALTASEIEQLAVHYPMQTILSGVSGKRTKEENERLREYFLTRIASESLHKQYAELKELKKQKTAYDKTVVTTMTMMELGKPRDSFVLSRGDYRNQTEKVSPGVPAVLPPLPNGAKANRLALAQWLIDPNHPLTARVAVNRYWQMYFGFGLVKTVEDFGSQGEPPVNQELLDWLACEFMGKVVGNPQSAIPNPQSKGWDVKALQRLILTSATYRQSSKVTPELHDRDPENRLLARGPRFRLPAELVRDNALAVSGLLNDTIGGPSVFPYQPPGLWEEMAFGDGFSMQAYVQSHGADLYRRSMYTFWKRTVPPATLSTFDAPDREKCVARRAVTNTPLQALVTLNDPTYIEAARVLAARVLRDGGKDASSRIALLFRLATARKPSLQEAKVLRELLTQQLALYRGNVAAAEKLLTVGESTVDEKLERAELAAWTVVASTILNLDETITKE; this is encoded by the coding sequence ATGAGGCGGAACATTCAGCTTTTCTGCACGCTGGCAGCGTGTTTGTACGCCAGCCTTCAACTGGTTCCAACGCAGGTGGCCGGGCAAGGCGCCAAACCTGTGGCGCGTGGCGTGGATTTCAACCGCGAGATTCGTCCGCTGCTGTCGGACAACTGTTTTCAATGCCACGGCCCCGATGAAAAGCAGCGCATGGCGAAACTGCGCTTCGACACCAAAGAAGGCGCGTTTGCCAAGCCGGGCGTGATCGTCGCGGGCGACGCCGCCAATAGCCGTTTGTTCAAACGCGTCAGCAGCACCAATCCCGCCACCCTGATGCCGCCGCCGCCAAGCGGGCACAAGCTGACCGAACAGCAAATCGCTACGCTCAAACGTTGGATTGACGAAGGCGCGCCGTGGAATGAGCATTGGGCCTTCAGCGCGCCCAAACGGCCCGCACTGCCGGCGCTCAAACAAACGACTTGGCCGCGCAATCCGATTGATCACTTCATCCTGGCCAAACTGGAGAAGGAAGGCTTGAAGCCAGCGCCCGAAGCCGACAAGCCGACCTTGTTACGGCGCGTTTCGCTGGATGTGACGGGCCTGCCGCCCACGCTGGCTGAAGTGGATGCTTTTCTGGCTGACAAGTCGCCCGATGCGTATGAGAAGGTTGTAGATCGTTTGCTGGCCTCGCCGCATTATGGCGAACGGATGGCACTGCAATGGCTAGATCTGGCGCGTTACGCCGATACGCACGGCTACCACATTGATTCGCATCGTGACATGTGGCCGTGGCGCGATTGGCTGATCAAGGCGTTCAACGCGAACAAACGCTACGATCAATTCACGATTGAACAGTTGGCCGGTGATCTATTGCCGGATGCCACGCTCGAACAGAAAATCGCGTCGGGGTTCAACCGCAACCACATGATTAACTTCGAGGGTGGCGCGGTGCCCGAAGAGTATCAGAACGAATATGTGATTGATCGCGTCGAAGCCACTGCGACGACCTGGATGGGCCTGACGATGGGCTGTGCGCGCTGCCATTCGCACAAATTCGACCCCCTGTCGCAAAAAGAGTTTTATCAGTTTTACGCCTTCTTCAATAACGTGCCCGAAAAGGGATTGGATGGGAACACCGGCAACGCGCGCCCTTTTTTGCCGCTGCCTACCGACGCGCAAAAAGCCAGGCAGGAAGAGTTGACCAAGGCCATCGCCGATCACGAATTCGCGCTCAGCGATAAAAACGTTGCGCCGCTGCAAGTGGCTTGGGAGCAAGGCTTGTTGGGCAAACTGGCCGTGGTGCCGGTCAATGGTTTGATTGCGCACTACGATTTCGACGGCAGCCTCAGCGATTCATCCGGGCGCTATCAAAACGGGCGCACGGCGAAAGGCGATCCCACGTTTAGCGGCGGCATAGTCAGCCGCGCCGTCAACCTCGACAACCAAACCGAATTGCGCTTCGGCAACGTGGGCGCGTTTGAGCGTGACAAACCATTCACGCTGGCCGTCTGGTTGAAGCCGGGCATTGGCAAAGCTAACACCTTCGTCTTTCAAAAAATCAGTGACGAAGAGACGCGGCGCGGCTACGAATTGAGCATCGAGAACACGCGGCTTTACGACATTCAGAAATACGCCGGACAGTTGAAGCTGCGCCTGACTGCGCAAAGGCCCGGCAATGCGTTGGAAGTGCGCACGCAAGGGTTGCTGTACACCAGCGAATGGCGGCACGTAGCGATTGCTTACGACGGCTCGGGCAAAGCGGCGGGCGTGCAAATCTATTTCAACGGCGAGCGGCAGGAATCGGACGTCTTGCAAGACAGCCTAAACGGTTCGATCAAGAGCGACGCCGAATTGATGATCGGGACGAAGATCGCGGGCAAGGCGTATGGCGGCGGGATTGACGATCTGCGCTTGTACGAACGCGCGTTGACCGCCAGCGAGATCGAACAATTGGCCGTGCACTATCCGATGCAAACGATTCTGTCGGGCGTCAGCGGCAAACGCACCAAAGAAGAGAATGAACGGCTGCGCGAATACTTCCTGACGCGCATTGCGTCTGAATCTTTGCACAAGCAATACGCCGAATTGAAAGAACTGAAAAAGCAGAAGACCGCCTACGACAAAACCGTTGTCACGACGATGACGATGATGGAACTGGGCAAGCCGCGCGACTCGTTCGTGCTTTCGCGCGGCGATTACCGCAACCAGACCGAAAAGGTCTCACCCGGCGTGCCCGCCGTCTTGCCGCCGCTGCCCAACGGCGCGAAGGCGAATCGGCTGGCGTTGGCGCAATGGCTGATAGACCCGAATCATCCGCTGACGGCGCGCGTCGCGGTCAATCGTTATTGGCAAATGTACTTTGGCTTTGGCTTGGTGAAGACGGTTGAGGATTTCGGTTCGCAAGGTGAGCCGCCTGTCAATCAGGAATTGCTGGACTGGCTGGCCTGCGAGTTTATGGGAAAAGTGGTCGGCAATCCGCAATCCGCAATCCCCAATCCGCAATCAAAAGGCTGGGATGTGAAGGCGCTGCAACGGCTGATCCTGACTTCGGCGACCTATCGCCAGTCGTCAAAGGTGACGCCGGAATTGCACGACCGTGACCCAGAGAATCGCTTGCTCGCACGCGGGCCGCGTTTCCGGCTGCCAGCCGAACTGGTGCGCGACAATGCGCTGGCGGTGAGCGGATTGCTCAACGATACCATCGGCGGGCCGAGCGTCTTCCCCTATCAACCGCCCGGTTTGTGGGAAGAGATGGCCTTTGGCGACGGCTTCTCGATGCAAGCGTATGTGCAGAGCCACGGCGCGGATTTGTACCGCCGTTCGATGTACACGTTCTGGAAACGCACCGTGCCGCCCGCGACACTCTCGACCTTTGACGCGCCAGATCGTGAGAAATGCGTGGCGCGCCGCGCGGTGACCAACACGCCGTTGCAGGCGCTGGTGACGCTGAACGATCCGACTTACATTGAAGCCGCGCGCGTATTGGCCGCGCGCGTGTTGCGTGACGGCGGCAAGGATGCGAGCAGCCGGATTGCGCTGCTGTTTCGACTGGCAACGGCGCGCAAGCCTTCGTTGCAAGAGGCGAAGGTGCTGCGCGAATTGTTGACGCAGCAGTTGGCGCTCTATCGCGGCAATGTGGCGGCGGCGGAAAAGCTGTTGACGGTAGGCGAGTCAACGGTGGATGAGAAACTGGAGCGGGCGGAATTGGCGGCGTGGACGGTGGTGGCGAGCACGATTTTGAATTTGGATGAGACGATTACGAAAGAGTGA
- a CDS encoding MBL fold metallo-hydrolase, whose product MTPPTLKPPVTPRDAAAMILLREPDDPKVFWVKRSYKLAFMGGFHAFPGGQLDAEDAAIPLANCPDDADAKAAAIRVCAIREIFEETGVLLAHGAEAIPAARRVELRQQLHGNQISFKNLLTDLGLSLDAAWLTEAPRWCTPASSPRRYDTRFFTAWLPEGQETDVQEGELASGEWLRPHEALQRWTDGGCLIVTPILTALLALAEGAHDFAPRLHNIPQDTRDLWEQRIEMRQGFFLSPLRTPTIPPATHTNCYIVGGAEQVIIDPGSPYPDEQARLDAVLESLLAEGRRFREIIITHLHPDHIGDVMHVAERFNLPVATHRLTADALNGEARVDRLIEDNELIVLRNQRDDLEWRLRALWTPGHARGHLSFHEERTGTLLTGDCVVGFGTVVIAPPEGNLNDYLASLRRYLALPKLTALMPGHGPVLADARGKIEEYLAHRQAREDSILAALAAGPQTIPAIVATVYTDTPPALHQLAELSVQAHLEKLAAEGRVSQTGAQFALS is encoded by the coding sequence ATGACACCACCAACGCTCAAACCACCTGTCACGCCCCGCGACGCCGCCGCCATGATTTTGCTGCGCGAACCTGATGACCCCAAAGTATTCTGGGTCAAACGTTCATACAAGCTCGCGTTCATGGGCGGCTTTCACGCCTTCCCCGGCGGCCAGTTGGACGCGGAGGATGCCGCGATCCCGCTGGCGAATTGTCCTGATGATGCGGATGCCAAAGCCGCCGCCATCCGCGTGTGCGCCATCCGCGAAATTTTTGAAGAGACTGGCGTGCTGTTGGCGCACGGCGCTGAAGCTATCCCCGCCGCCCGCCGCGTTGAATTGCGGCAGCAATTGCACGGCAATCAAATCAGCTTCAAAAATTTACTGACCGATCTGGGCTTGTCGCTCGACGCCGCCTGGCTGACCGAAGCACCGCGCTGGTGTACGCCGGCCTCGTCGCCGCGCCGTTACGACACGCGCTTCTTTACGGCTTGGTTGCCCGAAGGGCAAGAGACAGACGTGCAGGAAGGCGAATTGGCTTCGGGCGAATGGCTGCGCCCGCACGAAGCCTTGCAACGCTGGACGGACGGCGGCTGTTTGATCGTCACGCCGATTTTGACGGCGCTGCTGGCATTGGCCGAAGGGGCGCACGATTTCGCGCCGCGCCTGCACAACATCCCCCAAGACACGCGCGATCTGTGGGAACAGCGCATCGAGATGCGTCAGGGCTTTTTTCTCAGCCCCTTGCGCACGCCGACGATTCCGCCCGCCACGCACACCAACTGTTACATCGTCGGCGGCGCAGAGCAGGTCATCATTGATCCGGGTTCGCCCTATCCTGACGAACAGGCACGGCTCGACGCGGTGCTGGAATCATTGCTGGCCGAGGGCCGCCGCTTCCGCGAAATCATCATCACGCACCTGCACCCCGACCACATCGGCGACGTGATGCATGTGGCCGAACGTTTCAACCTGCCCGTTGCCACGCATCGGCTGACCGCCGATGCGTTAAACGGCGAAGCCCGTGTTGACCGCTTGATCGAAGACAACGAATTGATCGTGCTCAGGAATCAGCGCGATGACCTCGAATGGCGCTTGCGCGCGTTGTGGACGCCCGGCCACGCGCGCGGTCATCTGAGCTTTCACGAAGAACGCACCGGCACCCTGCTGACCGGTGATTGCGTCGTCGGTTTCGGCACCGTCGTCATCGCGCCGCCCGAAGGCAATTTGAATGATTATCTGGCTTCGCTGCGCCGCTATCTGGCGCTGCCCAAACTGACCGCCTTGATGCCCGGCCACGGCCCCGTCCTCGCCGATGCGCGCGGCAAGATCGAAGAGTATCTCGCGCATCGCCAGGCCCGCGAAGACAGCATCCTGGCGGCGCTCGCAGCCGGCCCGCAAACCATCCCGGCGATTGTCGCCACGGTTTATACCGACACACCGCCCGCCTTGCACCAACTGGCGGAACTTTCCGTGCAGGCGCATCTGGAAAAGCTGGCCGCCGAAGGCCGCGTCAGCCAAACGGGCGCACAGTTTGCATTGAGTTGA
- a CDS encoding class I SAM-dependent methyltransferase, whose protein sequence is MNTNNPEMDALKTRLKAMWMAGDFGQVAKHIATGAEEFIARLALKPGVRVLDVACGSGNLALPAARAGAIVTGVDIAPNLIEQARARAAAENLPIQFDEGDAENLPYGDAAFDEVVTMFGAMFAPRPELAAAELVRVCRPGGRIAMANWTPTGFVGQMFALGSKHVPPPPNLPPPVKWGEEETVRERLREGIADLQLTRRLCHFNYPFPPAEVVEFFRTYFGPTQRAFAALDTEGQAALRRDLEQLWTEHNQATDNTTQVDGEYLEAIAIRS, encoded by the coding sequence ATGAACACGAATAATCCTGAGATGGACGCTTTGAAAACACGCCTCAAAGCGATGTGGATGGCGGGCGATTTCGGGCAGGTCGCCAAGCATATTGCAACGGGGGCGGAAGAGTTTATTGCCCGCCTGGCGCTCAAGCCGGGTGTGCGCGTGTTGGATGTCGCTTGCGGCAGCGGCAATCTGGCGCTCCCGGCGGCACGGGCGGGCGCTATCGTTACTGGTGTAGACATCGCTCCGAATTTGATCGAACAGGCACGGGCGCGCGCCGCCGCCGAAAACCTACCCATTCAGTTTGACGAAGGCGATGCTGAGAATCTGCCCTACGGTGACGCCGCGTTTGATGAAGTCGTAACGATGTTCGGCGCAATGTTCGCGCCCCGCCCTGAACTGGCGGCGGCGGAACTGGTGCGTGTCTGCCGACCCGGTGGGCGCATTGCGATGGCGAACTGGACGCCGACCGGATTCGTCGGCCAGATGTTCGCTCTTGGCAGCAAACACGTGCCCCCGCCGCCCAATCTCCCGCCGCCGGTCAAATGGGGCGAAGAGGAAACCGTGCGCGAACGGCTGCGCGAGGGCATTGCCGATTTACAACTGACGCGGCGACTGTGCCACTTCAACTATCCCTTCCCGCCCGCCGAAGTCGTCGAGTTCTTCCGCACCTATTTCGGCCCCACCCAGCGCGCCTTTGCCGCGCTCGACACCGAGGGACAGGCTGCTTTGCGCCGCGACCTTGAGCAGTTGTGGACAGAGCATAATCAGGCTACCGACAACACAACGCAGGTGGATGGCGAGTATCTCGAAGCTATCGCCATCAGAAGCTAG